Proteins encoded by one window of Dermochelys coriacea isolate rDerCor1 chromosome 13, rDerCor1.pri.v4, whole genome shotgun sequence:
- the ARHGEF40 gene encoding rho guanine nucleotide exchange factor 40 isoform X2 — MVGRRCLPGPSPEVLGARSPGDGRHSGGESQEAEGGGLEGEYVQLLEISPPRHDAPPTPVSPSSQSRTLPARKGQGKGRNRRHRAWLHHKPSREETLPRNRPRRTWEGGQPGADPSQAGLLRGWDLQRPYGEIGGPRVSQGDGQDRGSPAHKVAAQSRGKGGRLPGERQWGGDTGERAGDPSLGDEQRGGDPPEGQQEGDPSLREEQRAEDLGEGQHVGDPSFKEEQRGGDPEEKQPDGVPEERQKRGDCSLGEEQQSRDPGSPAISPQPSTVAEVQGLSEGGGQVAWPAAWPSPGQQAQSQGLSRPSSPLHEASSADLRPARAEPPGARTSPQQGAIGDPAAGLLHRAAKGNRRRRKWGGRACPTNVDWKEPGSPGTGVGDVATGTKEGGIPPGTGLPIVPTPGEGEAPPPGEGDIPLSTKKEDSLSGTRLPITSTPGEGDVPPSTKEGGVPPSSTERDSPSGTRLPVAPTPGEGGVPPSSTEPDSPSGTRLPVAPTPGEGAIPPSQEEETHADCPGQGALTAALAEAAVPTGTEEEATPRSLERTEAIGAGTAPFVKSALPLTGGAGTSCPVESLPPTSAPVGQDVDWELLRSGIFQLTGGVDLMGRALLTVTPQPPGEPAPAQGELSQAVLYLHSLLRKEQQELGLTVLLDLRQGGALSPHPPALLPALQELQEVSPAPVSRLLVLAPLEGREELPLIQEALVLSPSDLSQFVDPEQLQPTLGGTLQHSQTQWVEMCQALERLCRLCQGVIQSVQVASAKLEASELAESDEALSVRISGHKDAMQKLLSDPRLLELQSSGGSLLAQLPSSGTCSGQATRAASLYQEVDDAIHRLVQLSNRCLGQLEQERSRRQMTQAVGWLADHGEQALAGFTPMGVGDSLLTVEEMLAKFEAFHTLAKEWLARGHEALHLAGDGDLAAEGQQLESFEHRLESCAHTMHNALRLHRFLQQAQDWALEGVRRLSAIEDGAGPEEVLGALGRYCQQHGEISDSAFQEMRGLAVQNPWALRELGRCRARCQELGRLLQRRLEVALQTGPPPRRRADSTSTSCSPQRPTTGLDTSLGSSRSMSCLLPPPGSLSPGLCEVPSCHSLASPRDPMENSDEERSPPPPSTPTAAFFQAPTLPLGTLPPCQPPPKGPPSTQRALSEPGPSPPRPSVLIRGLEVSSQEVVDRTCSPREHVMLVRSSAQRAEAPWGGTPSTERKRRLGAQQRLVAELIASEQEYLGCLAELLPLELPPELGRECSALEGTHDRLLGFHRTYFLKELQGCASHPLRAGGCFLRYADQFSLYAIYVKNRQKLEAALASQQAANKMAHSSLEGPWEDTALASALQRPLEQLERYGHFLEELLQETDPEQVTEREALRAAQQLLESQVQHGRNLLAMEQIRGCELELKAQGQLLHRDEFTVLRGRRKCHRHVFLFEQLLLFSKRKGTEGGLDVYVYKQAYKTADMGLTENIGESGLRFELWFRRRKLREAYTLQASAPEVKHKWTSAVAQLLWRQATLSKELRTQEMVSMGIGDKPFVSIQGPSQALLSSLLTGRAARTRASVAVSSFSPWSGAPCSPPAATSSPRPSPAPLGLICDTSTVSPESGRSPGACSLPGHLEEEEWELDIKHIPCACETAAGSGAALALGEPSPRRAESPGGSAPVQRRPSWVWSLHRKLFASRGCMGQDRSPGAARNRTV, encoded by the exons ATGGTGGGGCGGCGTTGCCTGCCgggccccagccctgaggtgCTGGGTGCTCGCAGCCCTGGGGACGGGCGCCACTCAGGCGGGGAGAGCCAGGAGGCGGAGGGTGGGGGCCTGGAGGGGGAGTACGTGCAGCTCCTGGAAATCAGCCCACCCCGTCACgatgcccccccaaccccagtgtCCCCCAGTTCCCAGAGCCGCACCCTGCCCGCCCGCAAGGGCCAGGGCAAAGGCCGCAACCGGCGCCACCGTGCCTGGCTGCACCACAAGCCCAGCCGGGAGGAGACTCTGCCCAGGAACCGGCCCCGCAGGACCTGGGAAGGGGGGCAGCCCGGGGCAGATCCCAGCCAAGCAGGGCTCCTCCGGGGCTGGGACCTACAGAGGCCATACGGGGAGATTGGAGGGCCGAGGGTCAGCCAGGGGGATGGGCAGGATCGGGGAAGTCCTGCACACAAAGTGGCAGCACAGAGTCGGGGCAAAGGGGGGCGTCTgcctggggagaggcagtggggaggagacactggggagagggcaggggatcCCAGTCTGGGGGACGAGCAGCGGGGTGGGGACCCTCCGGAGGGGCAGCAGGAAGGGGATCCCAGCCTCAGGGAGGAGCAGCGTGCTGAGGACCTTGGGGAGGGGCAGCATGTGGGGGACCCCAGCTTCAAGGAGGAGCAGCggggtggggaccctgaggagaAGCAGCCGGATGGGGTCCCTGAGGAGAGGCAGAAAAGAGGGGATTGCAGCCTCGGGGAGGAACAGCAGAGCAGGGACCCTGGCTCCCCAGccatctctccccagcccagcactgtGGCTGAGGTGCAGGGGCTTagtgagggaggggggcaggtggcCTGGCCAGCTGCATGGCCTAGCCCCGGGCagcaggcacagagccagggcctTTCGAGGCCGAGCAGCCCCCTACATGAGGCTTCCAGCGCAGACCTGAGGCCAGCCAGAGCAGAGCCACCAGGAGCCAGGACTAGCCCCCAGCAAGGGGCCATTGGGGACCCTGCTGCCGGGCTACTGCACCGGGCTGCCAAGGGCAACCGCAGAAGGagaaagtggggagggagagcctGCCCCACTAATGTGGATTGGAAGGAGCCTGGGTCTcctgggacaggggtgggggatgTCGCGACTGGCACCAAAGAGGGGGGTATCCCTCCTGGCACTGGACTCCCTATTGTCCccaccccaggagagggggaggccccccccccaggagaGGGGGACATCCCCCTGAGCACCAAAAAGGAGGACAGCCTCTCTGGCACCAGACTGCCCATTACCtccaccccaggagagggggaTGTCCCCCCCAGCACCAAAGAAGGGGGTGTTccccccagcagcacagagcGGGACAGCCCCTCTGGCACCAGACTCCCCgttgcccccaccccaggagaaGGAGGCGTCCCCccgagcagcacagagccagacAGCCCCTCTGGCACCAGACTCCCCgttgcccccaccccaggagagGGGGCCATTCCCCCCAGCCAAGAGGAAGAGACTCATGCTGACTGCCCCGGGCAGGGGGCCCTCACAGCAGCCCTGGCAGAGGCTGCAGTCCCCACAGGCACAGAGGAAGAGGCTACCCCCAGATCCCTGGAGAGGACGGAGGCCATTGGTGCTGGCACAGCTCCCTTTGTGAAGAGTGCTTTGCCCCTCACGGGGGGTGCAGGAACCAGCTGCCCCGTGGAATCCTTGCCCCCCACCTCGGCCCCTGTGGGGCAAGATGTAGACTGGGAGCTTTTGCGCTCAGGCATCTTTCAGCTGACAG GTGGAGTAGACCTGATGGGAAGGGCCTTGCTGACCGtcaccccacagcccccaggggagccagccccagcccagggggagCTGAGCCAGGCCGTGCTATACTTGCATTCGCTGCTCAG gaaggagcagcaggagctggggctgaCGGTGCTGCTGGATCTGCGGCAAGGGGGggctctgtccccccacccccctgcactgctgccagccctgcaggagCTGCAG GAGGTGTCACCAGCTCCTGTGAGCCGCCTGCTGGTGCTGGCCCCACTGGAGGGCCGTGAGGAGCTGCCCCTCATTCAG gaGGCACTTGTGCTCTCCCCAAGCGACCTGTCCCAGTTCGTGGACCCGGAGCAGCTGCAGCCAACTCTAGGTGGGACCCTGCAGCACTCGCAGACCCAGTGGGTGGAGATGTGCCAG GCGCTGGAGCGGCTCTGCAGGCTCTGCCAGGGCGTGATCCAGTCGGTgcaagtggccagtgccaagttgGAGGCATCAGAATTGGCCGAGAGCGATGAG GCGCTCTCTGTGCGGATCTCCGGACACAAGGATGCCATGCAGAAGCTGTTGTCAGACCCACGGTTGCTGGAGTTGCAGAGCAGTGGGGGGTCCCTGCTGGCTCAACTGCCCTCATCAGGGACCTGCAG TGGCCAAGCCACAAGGGCTGCCAGCTTGTATCAGGAGGTGGACGACGCCATTCATAGGCTGGTGCAGCTCAGCAATCGGTGcctggggcagctggagcaggagagGAGCCGCCGGCAGATGACACAG GCGGTGGGCTGGCTGGCTGACCATGGGGAGCAGGCGCTGGCAGGATTCAcccccatgggggtgggggattcgTTATTGACCGTGGAGGAGATGCTGGCGAAGTTTGAGGCTTTTCACACCCTTGCCAAG gaATGGCTGGCCCGGGGCCATGAGGCTCTGCATCTGGCTGGTGACGGGGACCTGGCCGCTGAGGGGCAGCAGCTGGAAAGCTTTGAGCACCGGCTGGAGAGCTGTGCACACACCATGCACAATGCCCTGCGGctgcaccgcttcctgcagcag GCTCAGGACTGGGCCCTGGAGGGCGTCCGGCGCCTGTCAGCCATTGAGGATGGCGCAGGGCcggaggaggtgctgggggcgcTGGGCCGGTACTGCCAGCAGCATGGCGAGATCTCGGACAGCGCCTTCCAGGAGATGCGTGGGCTGGCAGTGCAGAATCCCTGGGCGCTGCGGGAGTTGGGGCGCTGCCGGGCCCGCTGCCAAGAGCTGGGGCGTCTCCTGCAGCGGCGGCTGGAGGTGGCATTGCAGACTGGGCCCCCGCCCCGGCGCCGTGCTGACAgcaccagcacctcctgctcaccGCAGCGCCCAACGACGGGCCTGgacaccagcctgggctcctccCGCAGCATGagctgcctgctgcccccacctGGCAGCCTCTCCCCTGGCCTGTGCGAGGTGCCCTCTTGCCACTCACTGGCATCTCCTAGGGACCCCATGGAGAACAGCGACGAAGAgcggagcccccctccccccagcactcccaCCGCTGCCTTCTTCCAGGCACCCACGCTGCCTCTGGGCACGCTGCCCCCCTGCCAGCCTCCCCCCAAGGGTCCCCCCAGCACGCAGAGGGCGCTTAGcgagcctggccccagccctcccCGCCCCAGTGTCCTCATCCGCGGGCTGGAAGTGAGCAGCCAGGAGGTGGTGGACCGGACCTGCTCGCCCCGGGAGCACGTGATGCTGGTCCGCAGCAGCGCCCAGAGGGCTGAGGCGCCGTGGGGGGGCACGCCCAGCACTGAGCGGAAACGCCGCCTGGG cgcCCAGCAGAGGCTGGTAGCAGAGCTGATTGCCTCGGAGCAGGAGTATCTGGGCTGCCTGGCTGAGTTGCTGCCCCTGGAGCTTCCCCCCGAGCTGGGACGCGAGTGCAGTGCCTTGGAGGGCACCCACGACCGGCTGCTGGGCTTCCACCGCACCTACTTCctgaaggagctgcagggctgcgCCAGCCACCCACTCCGTGCAGGGGGCTGCTTCCTGCGATAT GCGGACCAGTTCAGTCTCTATGCTATCTACGTGAAGAACCGGCAGAAGCTCGAAGCGGCACTGGCCTCTCAGCAAGCTGCCAACAAG ATGGCACACAGCAGCCTAGAAGGTCCCTGGGAGGACACAGCACTGGCAAGTGCCCTGCAGAGGCCCCTGGAGCAGCTGGAGCGCTATGGGCACTttctggaggagctgctgcaggagaCGGACCCGGAGCAGGTGACAGAGCGCGAGGCCTTGCGGGCAGCGCAGCAGCTGCTGGAGTCCCAGGTGCAGCATGGCAGGAACCTGCTGGCAATGGAGCAGATCCGGGGCTGTGAG CTGGAGCTGAAGGCGCAGGGGCAGCTGCTGCACCGGGATGAGTTCACGGTGCTGCGCGGGCGCCGCAAGTGCCATCGCCACGTCTTCCTCTtcgagcagctgctgctcttcagcAAGCGCAAGGGCACTGAGGGCGGCTTGGATGTCTACGTCTACAAGCAGGCCTACAAG ACGGCGGATATGGGGCTGACGGAGAACATCGGGGAGAGTGGGCTGCGATTCGAGCTCTGGTTCCGGCGTCGCAAGCTGCGCGAAGCCTACACGCTGCAGGCCTCTGCTCCCGAGGTGAAGCACAAGTGGACCAGCGCTGTGGCCCAGCTGTTGTGGAGGCAGGCCACGCTCAGCAAGG AACTGCGCACCCAGGAGATGGTCTCCATGGGCATCGGGGACAAGCCCTTTGTCAGCATCCAGggccccagccaggccctgctgAGCAGCCTGCTCACAGGCAGAG CCGCCCGCACCCGTGCCTCGGTGGCCGTCTCTTCCTTCAGCCCCTGGTCCGGGGCCCCATGCTCCCCACCAGCTGCCACATCGTCTccccgtcccagccctgcccccctgggcCTGATCTGCGATACCAGCACAGTGTCCCCTGAATCAGGGCGCTCCCCTGGGGCCTGCTCACTGCCagggcacctggaggaggaggagtgggagctGGACATCAAGCACATCCCGTGCG CGTGCGAGACAGCCGCTGGTTCAGGAGCTGCTCTGGCTCTGGGGGAGCCATCCCCCAGGCGGGCAGAGTCGCCAGGGGGTTCTGCCCCAGTGCAGCGCCGGCCG agcTGGGTCTGGAGCCTGCACAGGAAGCTGTTTGCCTCTCGTGGCTGCATGGGGCAGGATCGGAGCCCTGGGGCCGCCAGGAATAGGACAGTCTGA